A single window of Rubidibacter lacunae KORDI 51-2 DNA harbors:
- a CDS encoding PAM68 family protein: protein MSDSPQRDRLPFEPNRKRPKPSKSNTSPAAASAVSAGSGSTAARDRSPMIRGSSKSEASLSAIPEAVSQRMLRRMGLLSGLPTGLGIASFLVSYLIVSNHWFELPSYAVLLVSMGLFGIGVLGLSYGILSASWEEQPGSLVGWNEFKTNVERLFSSWRAARLEARAAKDE, encoded by the coding sequence ATGTCCGACTCTCCTCAACGCGATCGCCTGCCGTTCGAGCCCAACCGCAAGCGACCTAAGCCCTCAAAATCCAATACGAGTCCTGCTGCTGCCTCTGCCGTCAGTGCTGGAAGTGGTTCGACTGCAGCGCGCGATCGCTCGCCAATGATTCGGGGAAGCAGTAAGTCTGAAGCATCCCTCTCGGCGATACCGGAAGCCGTCAGCCAACGAATGCTCCGGCGCATGGGATTGCTGAGCGGTCTCCCAACCGGGCTGGGCATTGCCAGCTTCTTAGTGTCTTACCTAATTGTTAGCAACCATTGGTTCGAGCTGCCCAGCTATGCGGTCCTCCTGGTTAGCATGGGGCTGTTTGGCATCGGCGTGTTAGGTCTGAGCTACGGAATTCTTTCCGCATCCTGGGAGGAACAGCCGGGCAGCCTCGTCGGCTGGAACGAGTTTAAAACTAACGTCGAGCGGTTGTTCTCCTCCTGGCGAGCAGCGCGACTGGAAGCGCGTGCTGCCAAGGATGAATGA
- the aroF gene encoding 3-deoxy-7-phosphoheptulonate synthase: MIVVMKVGSPEAEVARICQEFAEWGLTPEKIVGKHKVVVGLVGDTAALDPLQLQEISPWIEQVLRVEQPFKRASREFRHGEPSDVVVPTPNGPVVFGEHQPIVTIAGPCSVENEEMIVDTARRVRAAGAKFLRGGAYKPRTSPYSFQGHGESALELLAAAREASGLGIITEVMDTADVAKVAEVADILQVGARNMQNFALLKKVGAQGKPVFLKRGMSATIDEWLMAAEYVLAAGNANVILCERGIRTFDRRYARNTLDLSVLPVLRTLTHLPIAIDPSHGTGKAEYVPAMAMAAVAAGADALMIEVHPNPAKALSDGPQSLTPERFDRLMQELAVVGKAVDRWPELELAIA; encoded by the coding sequence ATGATCGTTGTCATGAAAGTCGGCTCGCCCGAAGCCGAGGTCGCTCGAATCTGTCAGGAGTTCGCAGAATGGGGCCTGACACCCGAGAAGATCGTCGGCAAGCACAAAGTGGTGGTCGGCTTGGTCGGCGACACGGCAGCCCTCGATCCGCTGCAGCTGCAAGAGATCAGCCCTTGGATCGAGCAAGTCTTGCGTGTAGAACAACCTTTCAAACGCGCCAGCCGCGAGTTCCGTCACGGGGAGCCCAGCGACGTTGTAGTTCCGACCCCCAACGGTCCAGTTGTATTCGGCGAGCACCAACCGATCGTTACGATTGCCGGTCCTTGCTCGGTTGAAAACGAAGAGATGATTGTCGACACGGCGCGACGCGTGCGCGCTGCCGGGGCGAAGTTCTTGCGCGGCGGTGCTTACAAGCCTCGCACCTCGCCGTACTCATTCCAGGGTCACGGCGAGAGCGCATTAGAACTCCTTGCTGCTGCTCGTGAGGCAAGCGGATTGGGTATCATTACCGAGGTCATGGATACGGCGGATGTGGCAAAAGTAGCCGAGGTAGCTGACATTCTGCAGGTGGGCGCGCGCAACATGCAAAATTTCGCGCTACTGAAAAAAGTGGGCGCGCAGGGCAAACCGGTTTTTCTCAAGCGGGGTATGTCGGCCACGATCGACGAGTGGCTGATGGCAGCCGAGTACGTCCTTGCAGCCGGTAATGCCAACGTCATTCTTTGCGAGCGCGGTATCCGTACGTTCGACCGCCGTTATGCTCGCAATACGCTTGACCTCTCGGTATTGCCCGTGTTGCGGACGCTGACCCACTTGCCAATTGCGATCGACCCCAGCCATGGGACGGGTAAGGCCGAGTACGTTCCGGCAATGGCAATGGCAGCTGTTGCGGCTGGTGCGGACGCCTTGATGATTGAAGTGCATCCGAACCCTGCCAAGGCACTATCGGACGGGCCGCAGTCGCTCACCCCCGAACGTTTCGATCGTCTCATGCAGGAGCTGGCAGTTGTCGGCAAGGCAGTCGACCGCTGGCCCGAACTGGAATTGGCAATCGCATAA
- the kaiB gene encoding circadian clock protein KaiB, which produces MTPSRKTYVLKLYVAGNTPDSMRALTTLQQILESEFKGVYALKVIDVLKNPQLAEEDKILATPTLAKVLPPPVRKIIGDLSDREKVLIGLDLLYEEIGE; this is translated from the coding sequence ATGACCCCTTCTCGCAAGACTTACGTTCTAAAGCTTTACGTCGCCGGCAATACGCCTGATTCAATGCGGGCACTGACGACATTGCAGCAAATCCTCGAAAGCGAGTTTAAGGGGGTTTACGCATTAAAAGTCATCGACGTGCTAAAAAACCCGCAACTTGCTGAAGAAGATAAGATTCTAGCAACCCCAACACTAGCAAAGGTTCTCCCTCCTCCAGTTCGCAAAATCATCGGTGACTTGTCAGACCGCGAGAAAGTGCTCATCGGATTGGATTTGCTGTACGAGGAGATCGGCGAATAA
- the kaiC gene encoding circadian clock protein KaiC, with the protein MNVSNENGKHHDRNGKVGVQKIRTMIEGFDEISHGGIPVGRTTLVSGTSGTGKTLLAVQFLYNGIKNFDEPGIFVTFEESPIDIITNAYSFGWDLQDLTERGRLFILDASPDPEGQEIIGSFDLSALIERIQYAIRKYKAKRVSIDSVTAVFQQYEGASVIRREIFRLSARLKQIGVSSIMTTERTEEYGPVARFGVEEFVSDNVVIVRNVLEGERRRRTVEILKLRGTTHMKGEYPFTINNNGINIFPLGAMRLTQRSSNIRISSGIKTLDDMCGGGFFQDSIILATGATGTGKTLLVSKFLQEGCHGGERSILFAYEESRAQLSRNASSWGIDFEEMEKRGLLKLICTYPESAGLEDHLQSIKSEIQEFKPTRIAIDSLSALARGVTNNAFRQFVIGVTGYAKQEEITGFFTNTTDQFLGSHSITDSHISTITDTIIMLQYVEIRGEMARAINVFKMRGSWHDKGIREYVISRQGPDIKDSFRNYERIISGAPTRVTADEKSELSRIAKGVRDITVEERPE; encoded by the coding sequence ATGAACGTTAGCAACGAAAACGGCAAACACCACGACCGTAATGGCAAAGTCGGCGTCCAGAAGATTCGGACGATGATTGAAGGCTTTGACGAGATCAGCCATGGCGGTATTCCTGTCGGACGGACGACACTCGTTAGCGGTACTTCGGGGACAGGAAAGACACTTTTAGCAGTACAGTTTCTATATAACGGCATCAAGAATTTTGACGAGCCGGGAATCTTCGTTACGTTTGAAGAATCACCGATCGATATCATTACTAATGCCTATAGCTTTGGCTGGGACTTGCAGGATTTGACCGAACGCGGCAGGTTGTTTATTCTCGATGCATCTCCCGACCCAGAAGGTCAGGAAATTATCGGGAGTTTCGATCTGTCGGCTCTGATCGAGCGTATTCAATACGCTATCCGGAAATACAAAGCTAAGCGCGTCTCGATTGACTCTGTCACGGCAGTATTCCAACAGTACGAAGGTGCTTCGGTGATCCGGCGCGAGATCTTCCGTCTATCCGCCCGTCTCAAACAAATCGGTGTATCGTCGATCATGACCACGGAGCGAACGGAAGAATACGGACCAGTTGCCCGGTTTGGTGTTGAGGAGTTTGTTTCTGACAATGTCGTAATCGTTCGTAATGTGCTTGAAGGCGAGCGTCGGCGTCGGACGGTAGAAATTCTCAAACTTCGCGGTACGACCCACATGAAAGGTGAGTACCCTTTCACGATCAACAACAACGGGATCAATATCTTTCCGTTGGGAGCAATGCGCCTCACACAACGCTCCTCCAACATACGGATTTCATCGGGAATCAAGACCCTCGACGACATGTGTGGTGGTGGATTCTTCCAAGACTCGATCATTTTGGCAACGGGTGCAACGGGGACGGGCAAAACTCTCCTGGTTAGTAAATTCCTACAGGAAGGTTGCCATGGCGGCGAGCGCTCGATTCTATTTGCGTATGAAGAGTCGCGCGCTCAGCTCTCTCGCAATGCTTCATCTTGGGGCATTGACTTTGAGGAGATGGAAAAGCGCGGTTTGCTGAAACTGATTTGCACTTACCCCGAGTCGGCGGGGCTCGAAGATCACTTGCAGTCGATCAAATCGGAAATCCAGGAATTCAAGCCAACCCGTATTGCGATCGACTCGCTGTCTGCACTCGCGCGGGGAGTTACGAACAATGCATTTCGGCAGTTCGTCATCGGCGTTACTGGTTACGCCAAGCAGGAAGAGATTACTGGTTTCTTTACGAACACGACCGATCAGTTCCTCGGATCGCATTCGATCACCGATTCGCATATCTCCACGATTACCGACACAATTATTATGCTGCAGTACGTCGAAATCCGCGGCGAGATGGCGCGGGCTATCAACGTATTCAAAATGCGCGGTTCCTGGCATGATAAAGGTATTCGCGAATACGTTATCAGTCGCCAAGGACCAGATATCAAAGACTCGTTCCGTAACTACGAACGCATTATTAGTGGCGCACCGACGCGAGTAACAGCAGACGAGAAGAGCGAGCTCTCGCGGATTGCTAAGGGCGTTCGCGATATCACCGTAGAGGAACGTCCAGAGTAG